In the genome of Luteitalea pratensis, the window CGCGGCAGCATAGTCGCCAGTCCGTTGATAGAAAATCCCGAGATTGACGAGCGTCCGGACCGTCTCCGGATTGCCCTCGCCGAGCGTCGCCTCGCGGATTCGCTGCGACCGCTCGAGCAGAAGCTTGGCGGCGTCGTCGTCCCGGACTGCTATCAACAGGCCGCCTAGGGCCTGAAGTCCCGCAGCAACGGAGAGGTGATTCGGACCGAATGCCGACTCTCGAATCGCGATCGCCCGCTCGATCAAGGGTCGTGCGGGACCTATGTCGCCAACCAGAGCCCGCTCAACGCCGAGGTTGATCAGGCTGGTCGCCACCTCGGGGTGCAGAGGACCGAGCGCTCTCTCCCTGATCGCGAGGGCCCGTTCGGCCATCGCGATCTTCTCCTCTGCCGGCACCCTGGGCGACCGGCGCACCGCTCGGCCGAGCAGATCGAGGACCTGGGCCACTTCCAGGGCGTCGCGCCCCCTGGTGCTCTCCACTCTGGGCAACAGCACCCGTGCGACGTTCTCGGCCTCGATTCCCCTTCCCCGCTCGAGGAGCTTCGTGATCATCTCCAAGGCGTCGGCCAGGCCGGGCATCTGCGTGCTTGTCTGACCCGACGATGATTGCGCCTTGACGTCCGGCGGCGAGAGACCAACAACCGCGGAGAGGGACAGAAACAGGCTCGTCAAGATGCCGACCACCGTGCTGCGCAGTTGTGGGGTCACCAATACAACCTGACGCCGACTTGAATCTCACGCGCCGGCCGCGCGCTCACGACCTGGCCGAATCTGGATCCCGGCCGGGCGCATGTGGTCGTGCCTCCACAGCTCGACGCGACATCGAGAAACTGCGTCTGGTTGAACGCGTTGATCAGGTCGGTTCGAAGCTGCAAACGTGTCGTGCCGCCCAGACTCACGCTCTTCGACACGGCGAAGTCCCACTGATGGCGGCCGGGCAGACGGAACGGCGCGATAGGGGCGTCGCCATACTCGCCGCCGGGCGATGGCACGAACGCCGACGGGTCGAACCAGAGCAGGCCGTTCTGCTCGCCAGCCGCCGGATCGCCCACCTGATTGGGCCGCAGCGCGCCTGGAAAGCACGACCCGTTGTAGTTGCAGTTGGCGATCTGAAGTCGAGCAGCGGGGCCTGATTCGATCCGGGTAATCCCCGCGATCTGCCACCCTCCGAACAGGTGCGTCCTCCAGCCCCCTGAATCGCCGCGCCCGAATGGGAGTTCGTAGACGTAAGACGCGGTGAAGATGTGCGTGCGGTCCGTACGCGCCGCGCCAAACTCGCTGGTCCTGTCGAGCGGGTTCTGGGGATCGTCCATTTCCGAGTTGTCGTAGGTGGCGTCGGCTGCACTCCGACTGAGGGTGTAGCTCACCAGTGCCGAACCGGCGCGACCGGCCTCATGACGAAAGCTCGTCGCGAGCGCGTGATACCGGCTCATAGCGGTCGTTTCGCGCATGACGATCGCGTGGTAGCCCTGAAAGGGCCGCACCAAGTGCGCTTGCCCGTCCCGTGCCAGAACGTCGTCCGGCTGGGGTTGGTTGATGTCCACAGACCTCAGCAGATGATCGCCGCGAGAGCCGAGGTAGCCGACATCGATCATCCCGCGGGAGTAGAGCCGTCGCTGCATCCCGACGTTCCATTGTTGCCATCGAGGCGCCACGAACCGGTCGGTGGTGGACAGGGCCACGGGAGTCAACACCGCAAACGGAGTGATCACCATGCCGGCGGCAGGATCTGACAGCGGCGGATTGCCGACGACGAGGTCGGTGCGAAATGGGTCGTAAAAGGACTCCTGCACGTTCTGGGCGACCATGCCCGCCTGCGTGTGATCGAAGTACATCCCGTACCCGGCGCGGACAATCAGACGCCCGGCGCCGCGCGGATCCCATGCCGCCCCGATGCGTGGCTGCAAGTTGTTCGTGTCCGCGGCATAGAGGGCACGCCCATGCGGTGAGTCCTTGCCGGCGATGCGAATGCCGTTGAAGAGGTTGCCCGTCCCGGATAGCACGAAGAAACCATCCGGGTCGGCAAACGTGGGCGCCTGAGTGGGGTCGTATGCGTCCGGCGAAAAGGCAAAGAGCTTGTCGTCGGCATCGGTCAGGGGCGGGTAGAACGCGTAGCGGAGTCCCAGATCGAGCGTGACGTTGCGAAGGATTCGCCACGTATCCTGGGCAAAGAGCTCGTACCGGCCAGAGCGGAACCTGTTGACGACGTCGATGTCTGTTTCGGCATAGGTGCAGGATTCTCCGCATGTACCGGCCGCGTTGCCCTGAAGAAAGTTCTGAAATGCGGTCGAGCCGTCGCTCCCCTGAAAGTTGAAGGACCCTTGTGTCCTATCTGCAAAGAGATTCGAGTTCACGTGCTCGAACGCCGCGAGTCCACCAGCCTTCAGCACGTGCGTACCGCGCTCGAGCGTGAGAGCGGAACTGAAGGTGTGATTGAGATATTCGCGCGGAAACGGCTGCAGCCCGTCGAGCGGGGTTAGACCACCCACAAAGACGGATGGAATGAGGCCTGCCACGTTTTCGGGAAAGATCTCTGGAATCAGCACGCCGGCCTCATCTCGCGTGAGCATACGGTCGTCGCGGCCTTGCCGATGCACCGACAGCTGGTAGGACAACTCGTGCAACAGTCGCCCGCCCGCTCTGCGCGTCTCTACCACTGCGAGCTGGCCGAGTGAGGAGCGATGTCCCGGCGATAGATCCGGCACCACAAGATACTCGCCGTACGAGTCCACCTGGTCACGCAGATAGCGGCCGGTCAACGACCACGTCGCCGTCATGTTGTAGTCGGCGCGCACGAACTCCTGCCGGGTGAGGAGCTGATTCGTGATCGTCGTCCGATACTGATTCGTGCCGGGGACATTCGGCGCAGGCCAGAGCGCCAGAAGCCTCACCGCATTGGCGTCCCGCAACTCGGGCGCCACGTAGTTGACGCTGCTCGGATCGGTGAGCCACGTTGGGTCGGGAACCGGAAAAGGCCCACTGGATTCTTTGTCCCGATGGCTCCGCCGCCACTCCTCCGAGAAGAAGAAGAACAGCTTCTTGCGATCCGGGAGTACCGGACCCCCAATCGTGTACCCGAAGTTGTTGTAGCGGAGTCGCGGCGGGGAACTGTTGATCTGTTCTTGCGGACTCATGTTGCGGAAGAACGAATTGGCGTTCAGCGCGTCGTTGCGCAGGAACTCGTACGCACTGCCGGAGAACCGGTTGCTGCCGGACTTGGTCACCGCATTGACCACGCCGCCACCATTGCGTGCCCATTCAGCCCCGTAGCTGCTGGTGATGACGTTCACCTCCTGGATCGCTTCGAGTGAGGGCGTTGTCACCAGGGTGTAATTGTTCCACCCGTTGACGTTCGAGGCGCCATCGAGCAGCCAGTTGACGGCGCTGCGGCGAGCCCCGTTGATCGAGATGTCCAGGTTCCCCTGGTCGCAGAAGCAGGCGTCCTCCCGGAGGTCGCTCGAGACGCCCGGCACGAGCGTGACGAGCTGGACGAGCGTGCGGGTCAGCAGCGGCAACTCCTGGATGGCGGCCAGAGGGACCAGATGTCGGACCGTGGCGGTCGGTTGCACGAGGCGCTCCGCGGTCACCGTCAGAGCGTCCACCGCGCCGACGACCAGCTTGCCATTCACCTGCAGGCGATCGTTGACGTGGAGGGAGATCCCGCGTGCCGTGAACGGTTGAAAGTTCGGCAGCAGAAAGCTGATCTCGTAGTTGCCGACCGGAACGCTGGCGCTGTACTGGCCAACGTGGTTGGTGGCGACTTCGCGGATGCGGCCGGTGTCGACACTCGTGATGACGACCTTGACCTGAGGTAGCACCGCTCCGGTCTGGTCCACGAGCTCACCCAGGATCGTGCCGCTCGTCTCCTGCGCGGATGTCGGCACGGACAACGGCACCAGCAGCAGCGCACAAACGATCGCGAATCGAGCAACCAGGGGAAACGTCATGCACTCTCCTCCGTGCGGCCTGCGCCTGAACGATGTCACCGCTCGTCGAGCCGCTTGATGGCAGCGAGCAGTGTTCGGGCCTCACTCGTCCCTGTCCCCTGAAGCTGGATCAGCGTGCGCAACTCCGCTTCGGCGGCAGCAGGACGTTTCTGCCGCAGCAGCGCCTTGGCGAGGTACCAGTGCGCTTCTTCCAGGTAGGGGGAATCGCCGAGCGCTGTCGTGGCACGCAGCTCGGCGATCGCAGCGATGTCCTGGCCAGCCATGAGATGAGCGATGCCCAGAAAGAACCGGATGTGGGTCGCGTCGGGCGCCAGCGCCGCAGCGCCACGAAGCTCGGCGACGGCCGCGGGGTAGTCAGCCTGTTGGTACCGTGCCATCCCGGCCTGGAAGCGCGACGTCGCTTCGTCTGGCGCGCCGCGCAGCGTCAATGGCTGGTACGGCGGTGCTTCGACAAGGGCGAGCTGCTCCAGCGAAGGTCCGGCCGTCAGCGGCGGTGGCGGTGTCGGGGACTGTGACGCCTCTGGTCGTTCTGCTTGCGACGCCG includes:
- a CDS encoding TonB-dependent receptor; the protein is MTFPLVARFAIVCALLLVPLSVPTSAQETSGTILGELVDQTGAVLPQVKVVITSVDTGRIREVATNHVGQYSASVPVGNYEISFLLPNFQPFTARGISLHVNDRLQVNGKLVVGAVDALTVTAERLVQPTATVRHLVPLAAIQELPLLTRTLVQLVTLVPGVSSDLREDACFCDQGNLDISINGARRSAVNWLLDGASNVNGWNNYTLVTTPSLEAIQEVNVITSSYGAEWARNGGGVVNAVTKSGSNRFSGSAYEFLRNDALNANSFFRNMSPQEQINSSPPRLRYNNFGYTIGGPVLPDRKKLFFFFSEEWRRSHRDKESSGPFPVPDPTWLTDPSSVNYVAPELRDANAVRLLALWPAPNVPGTNQYRTTITNQLLTRQEFVRADYNMTATWSLTGRYLRDQVDSYGEYLVVPDLSPGHRSSLGQLAVVETRRAGGRLLHELSYQLSVHRQGRDDRMLTRDEAGVLIPEIFPENVAGLIPSVFVGGLTPLDGLQPFPREYLNHTFSSALTLERGTHVLKAGGLAAFEHVNSNLFADRTQGSFNFQGSDGSTAFQNFLQGNAAGTCGESCTYAETDIDVVNRFRSGRYELFAQDTWRILRNVTLDLGLRYAFYPPLTDADDKLFAFSPDAYDPTQAPTFADPDGFFVLSGTGNLFNGIRIAGKDSPHGRALYAADTNNLQPRIGAAWDPRGAGRLIVRAGYGMYFDHTQAGMVAQNVQESFYDPFRTDLVVGNPPLSDPAAGMVITPFAVLTPVALSTTDRFVAPRWQQWNVGMQRRLYSRGMIDVGYLGSRGDHLLRSVDINQPQPDDVLARDGQAHLVRPFQGYHAIVMRETTAMSRYHALATSFRHEAGRAGSALVSYTLSRSAADATYDNSEMDDPQNPLDRTSEFGAARTDRTHIFTASYVYELPFGRGDSGGWRTHLFGGWQIAGITRIESGPAARLQIANCNYNGSCFPGALRPNQVGDPAAGEQNGLLWFDPSAFVPSPGGEYGDAPIAPFRLPGRHQWDFAVSKSVSLGGTTRLQLRTDLINAFNQTQFLDVASSCGGTTTCARPGSRFGQVVSARPAREIQVGVRLYW
- a CDS encoding tetratricopeptide repeat protein translates to MNCERVAREELLEGYLLGRLSDEDRDSFEQHFFECERCLKDLQMLQTIQRELPRVDADPALAKASSSLRWLSFAGLAATIVLMVGSAVWMRSPTPPGLSGTAETRPASQAERPEASQSPTPPPPLTAGPSLEQLALVEAPPYQPLTLRGAPDEATSRFQAGMARYQQADYPAAVAELRGAAALAPDATHIRFFLGIAHLMAGQDIAAIAELRATTALGDSPYLEEAHWYLAKALLRQKRPAAAEAELRTLIQLQGTGTSEARTLLAAIKRLDER